A segment of the Bombus huntii isolate Logan2020A chromosome 14, iyBomHunt1.1, whole genome shotgun sequence genome:
TTAAGGTATACTAGTTTCGATTTCATATCAGTTATTGCACGCGTAATAGCCGCGCAGAATTCAAATCGCTAGAGCCACTCTCTCGCCGCGTCGCCAAATTCAGTAATCTAAGAGAGCAAATTTATCGAGCGATATTTTCGatagatttttcaaaattattttatttcccttttattatatttacaaggaaacAACGACACAAATGTGTACgtatataataacaaaaatgatttaatgtaataataaatttagattgacaaaaattgagaaattgattaaCCGGATAATATGAGAATTTACATAGAGTtagacgaacgaaagaaatagcAATGAATGTGcacaatttgaaattaaattttgaaaccggtCATTTGTAATGATCTGGTAAGGCCCTTAAGCATTAAAATGTGTCTTAGAAGAATTTTACTGATTCGGAATAATTTTTGGAACGTTTTCGATATTTCtgttatttttgttttatccGTGTAATTTCATCAAATTAGCCAGTATGCACGAGTGACCACGTGCAATTCATATCGCACATATAATTCCATGTAAATCCAGTCTAGAATCGCGGCGCGATTTCCCAAGCGACTAGAAACCTTTTCTTACGTCGATCCTGTCATTAACTTCTGCACTGGCCGAGAGATACGAAATACGACTATGAACTTTCATTGTTGCGTAATCGGCCACGATTTCTTGCCGCTTTTTCCACAGCTGTTCGCGGTTATATTCTTGTCGAACGTACGAAGGGTCGTAGTCGTATATCTTGTTTTATCCAGTCGCGAACTATTCGACTCGAATGTTAACGCGGAACGAAGCTCGGTGAATATTCATGAGTCGCTCGACCATTCTCATTTTTGCAACGAGTGCTGCGTTTGTTAACGCGAGCTACGTATTTGGAACTGTTTGGTGGAAGGTTGGAAAACAGCGGACATCTGTCTTTCAGAGGATCTCAGCATCTTTAGAGAAGCTCTGTATTCTTTGCAGTTGCGTTTCAACATAAATAATAGATACAacggaattttatttatccgATAGGAAAATAAGAAGTGGATATAAAAGTCAAAATGCGAAACGAGAAACGATGCAAGGATATTAAAACGTTAAGCTAGAATTATCTTTTGAAATGgctattttttatgtatttcctTTGCCGCGGTAAAAATGTTTATCATTATACACGATACGGGTTGATTCTCAGattatttgataattataCAACCTAGTCACGCGATCCAGAAAAATAAGAACGTTAGTCTGATTGTTTAGAATAATATATCACATTCCCGCTTATTTTTACTCCAATTGTATTTTCctaatatcgaaaaatatttccacgcGGCTTGAATAAAACGCGAAGACCTTGTAAACTGTTGTCGGTGTGCATGATTTCTCGCTTCAGTTTTATATGGAATATTCTTCGAACGTTACAAATACTATCTGTTTGCTGAAACAAGAGCGAAAttggaatataaaaattcaaggaTCGCAGTAGGTTTAGAATCTTGTTTCAACAAAGAGTTCCACTGCAACGCAACCCTGTTTCTCCTTCACGCGCTATTACGCGGAGAAGGTATCGAAGGTATACAAGGCATACTTATTTACGCGCCAGCCAcgcaatgaagaaaaaaaaaacgcgcTTCTGAAAGCGCGACCGAACGCAATTTTCACTGCGAGATTTCCCGCTCGCGGTTGGCTAAAATCGAAAGTAACACACCGGCCATATAAGGCGACGCGTTTCGACGTTTCCCTCGTTCCCTCTTTTTCCATCGCGCCCTTTTCTCGGTTTCTTGCTCTTTCCGCGGCTGCATTAGCATGGCCGCGAAATTACAGAAGCGTGCGCGTCGCTTGTTTATCGACGCGTCGAGGGCAGACGAGCCGAGTAATTAGCCGCGCGCGATTCCAATTGCATTCCACTGCATATTTCGCTCGGCGAAAGCCACGATGTAGCGTTCCTGACACGATTTCTTGGCGAAATCTCATCGATCGAGAGAATAAACTATCCCTTCGTGGCTTAGGAAAATCCTAGAGAAATCCTGGAAATATATTTCTCGCGATCGCACGACGAAATGGAAGTTTCAAAGAAGAATTTAAGTTTCTTAGATGAGATTCGTAGTAGGGGAAAATGCGACAGGGTGAAATATGTGTGTGGAGtgtttttcctatttttccaAACGATACTGGTATATATTATGGTTATACGCGAGAAGAAATGTTGTATAAATATAGATCGGTTGAAGCTTTATTTAAGAgtaaaaatataacgtaagacaCTCGAGTGGATTTATGATAACAGTACATGAGCACGATCTCGATGTACGATGAGTACGATGAGAGCACGATATGAACACTTTCAAAGGTTTGAATATTTACGCTTATTCGTTTGCTGGAATAACCAGTGAAGGATACGAGTAAGAAAATTGTAGATTTTGAACAAAAGTCAGAAATAAAAGATCGCGTGTAGAAGAGAGAGGGGGATTggaagaaaaaggaatgtaGGAGACACTGGAGAGAATGGACCGTGGTAATAACGTAGAACAATCTTCTTTCTCCTACCAGGTGATATCTATCAAGCCAGGTCTGCTAAGGGATTTCTGCACAACCCAGAATCTGGCGACTTGGTTGCCTCTGGTAAAGGACACCCTGCTGCCGGTGTTTCTGGCGCTGTTCGACAAAATGTTCTGTCGCTACGTGGCGAAGGTCTACACGAAACAGGATCACGCGAGGAGATTATCTCACGGTACGTGATTCTCTGTTCTAATATAAATTGAGTAAAGGTGAGATTTTCTGCAAGCTTATTGGATCACGATCATGCACGGATGTAACATTTTAATCGATTAGTCGTTTctttgataaattaaattaatttaattgctAGACGGGGGgcttttatgcatttatggggGACTTGAATGTGTTAAAATGCACAGAATATACGATGCTACATCGTCGATCACAAATATTATTGATATCTAGcagatataaattaaatacttttcattgtcattagtttctaattattttattataaatctatTATTGCATTTGCATCGTATGCATCTCACAATGGAATACCaaataaagtgaaatttgGAATTCAATAAATGTAACAAGTACGTGGGTATCCTAATGCTTGTAGCGTAACTGATaatatagcgttataatgtttAATAAGTAAAGCAATTATCTTTCTAATCCTTAATTatatagataaaaatatataaatctaCGTAAACATCTGCAGTCCAATTATCATATTTTGTACGAGATCAGCGAGTGTTCCAATAGAATAGAATATCCGACTTATGGTACATCCGATGCTTACAAGAAATCTTGCATCAAGACACGATAGACcgattttacgatattttcttgCGAGGATGGTATCGATTGCAGGATGAAAAATGCAACGTGTTGACCCAGAGTACACGCGTGGGAACGAGCTGCATCGAACGCGTAATCGTCAAGGAGAAATATCAGTTACGCGACAGCCCGTCATCTCGCAATCCTGGTAACCGCGTATCGCGCGGttaatttctcttttactAGCGCCATTTATTTGTTcttccctctttttttttttttttttttgcctcTCGTTTCCTATAAAATAATACTCCGAACGTTTCTCGATCGTCGATCGTCCCGATATTTCTGTCTGCGAAATGATTTATAGCCGGCCAACGTCGAGCCACGACGCTTGATTTCACTATGTGTTTCATTTTTGCGGCTCCGCTAATATAGATCGCGAGGTGAGCGAATTTTGCGCAACGACCACAACAGAAGAGAAATTGACGGCCCGTTTCTAGACGATTTCACGAAAAAATTTCTGTTACGCTTCCAGGCGGCATTGATGGGAAGTTTCGTCACTTCGAGCAGGACGCCGAGTATAAGCTGCAGTTGAACCTGAACCACGGACTCAAGTTCCCCTTGACTAACGGAAGCCTCTACGGCCGGTTGCACAATCATCAGAACAGAGGCGAGTGTACACTAATTTTTCGACACGCTTCCTTTGCTCCTTCTATTATTGCCTCTTCTCtcctcctttctctctctctctctctctctctctctttctcgttgTTTTTAGCGGTAGCTAGCTTATGTAGGATTTCTTTAGTGCTGACATTTACGCTTGTTGCCCATTGACACGCTCTATGTCCGGCTATCGCgatttattatatgttataaaaacTACAGTTAATACGAAATATGGAAGTATGACACACATATGTTTATAAAAAGTGGGTACaaatgttcgaatactttcgtgaccACAATGCACTTTATATGGTTCGTAGTATAATTTCAAAAGcaaagaatatattttttaattattgttgAAACGAGGATACGGTTTGTGTATCAAACTAATCgcgattaaattaatttacgaAGCGTTAAGAGTACAACTTTTAATTAGAACATTATTTCGATCCTTTTGGAATAAATACTTAGTCGatataattatcaaattctTTCCGGGCAGAATAATCTTTTCCGGATAAAAGTCGttcgttattcgttaaaattctGCTTTCTATTTATTCGAGtgtttcattattatttattcgaataattttaaaagtatcgtattattattacgaaattaataatttcttttacgaATGATAACAAGGATAATTGTTggttaatttttaaaaaattgtctttACGTGGATGTATTCGATCCGCACGCATCCGTAACAACACCAAATTCTAATACTCTGTCAGAGTACTCCACTTATGTAGTCACcttatttacatacatttccAAAATCATTTTCcgaaacgatttaaaaaattcattcattCCGATGAATATTCATTATTTCGAAGCAACTTCCACCAATGAATTCCACTCCTATTTATAGAAATGTGCGAAGGTTTCACAGCCATATTGATCTGGCGAACAATGCCGGTGCTGTTGCAACgctgaatatttattaaaaattcctgAATCCTCCGACAATGGTTTCTTGCGCATTATCTGTACTTCGAAAAATCTTTAGAGAATCACGAATTCTCCGAAGGGGCCATTTTATTGGATACCAGGGACAAATAGCTGCCGATAGGCAACTATCTCTCGGAACATGCTCTGAATTTTTGATCGGGAACCATCGCACGACCCGGTTAACACGCGTTAGGAATTTCGTGGGACGATAATCCGTCGCCGATAGAAAGTGCCGTTTCCTCGCGAACGATAGCACAAATACCTTGAATTATGGGCCACTGTGCAAGTAGGAAATCGATATTCTCGGTCACGTTTTCTAGAATTTCTGACGGTACACTTTTCTCCTGCCCTTGAAAATCAATTCTCTCGTACTTTTTCAACCGAGTCTTTCGGAAGACAAACTAAGTAACTCCACCTTTTCtactaattttataatttcgttGCGTAAGCACACGAATATCCAGTTCTTAAGAACGATTTATTCGATGAAACGAATCCGTAAGCAGGTGACATAAATAATGGTAAACTAAATGATAAAGAATCAttatttttctgtaattttcaatttatggaGTTGATTAATAGGCTCAGTGAGTAGGTCAGTCGTCGAATTCTTTTATCCTAACTCTATACTGATTTTAATTTAAGAATCAATAAAGGCCAATTAGTGAAATAATGCGTCAAGTCTTTCACACTTtcccaattttttaattcttccatCCTGACTGTATAATGATCTTAATTGAAGAACCACCGAAGGCCAGACAACAAGATAATACGTAACACAGTTATATTAGAAGAATCAAAGTCAATCTATCTGAAATTGTCGtgttttcaataattttcaattttataattacagaaatttattttcaaagagcgagaaattttatttcaaagagAGAGACGTTTATTTTCTAGTTAAGAGACtaataattgataaaataaaacttttcATGTAGCCCGCAAAGAATTCCTAAATAACAAAATTCGCCGACGAATGCCCTGGAAGGGTAAAAAAGAGACAATGGAAATGATGTTGCAGGCAAAACTGGTACGATAACGATGGGGATACAGCACTACCCAAGAATACAATCTCTCAACGAGGACAATAATTACGCTTCTCTCCCCGCAGAACTCTCTTCCTACGCCAGCTCGACCTTCGAGCCACGCCAAGAAGCAAACGTCGTGGAAACAACGAGAAAGAGCACCGTGGACCAGCAGAACAAACGTTCAAGACcaaatgagattttccaggaGCTACCCGGCAGTCGTCGAAAAATTGGTAGTACCGACGTCTTTGGTCAGAATATGGAAAACCTAGTCCAGCTGGATGATCCTTGCAGCAAAAGGAAGTTTACGAAGAGTCTAGATGAGATTCGAGAAGAACCTCCGAGAAGGCACGCAAGGAGCGCGCTTGGCTTGGAAAATTTGATCATTGGCTTAGATAACAATCTGCAGGAAGAGCCACGTTGCCCTAGAATCGCTCTGAGGAGAAATCAGAGCTTCGATCATGCTAGATGCCAATCGTAAACATTATTGATTTCTTTGGAAATTGTATTATCGAGACTCTCTTGCACTGttaaagtaatattattaGCGAAAGTTTACAACTTACAAGTTACCAATATTAAACAATTCTTAAGCTCTAATGACAAGTTTAGTAATGGAATAAGCGTAGTTTCATAAGACTATTTACAAATGTTTAATGATTATATTAAAGATtgtttgatataaatattaaaagtttgGAAAGCTTCCTAGAATTCTATTGGATAATTGGCCTAGTATTATTAGTAAAAGTTTGCGAAGTGCAAGCGACTGAATGaatctataaataaattttataaattaataagatTATAAAATCACCTGTTGCctattttgaaatattgcaaaatcGTGCAGCAACTTGCAAATTATCAATTCGCtaatattatcattttctaaattatcgtGCAAGAGGATCTGTATAAGAATAGCATGAATACTTTTTATGGAAAATGTTTCAGGTACCATCGACCGGCGCTGGACTCGAGGACGTACGACTTAAAGAAGCAAGATCAGAAGAAAGAACAGCAGAATACTCAGAGAGAGGAGACTCAGGAGGAAGGTGATGGTTATGAGACTTCCGATGATGAGAGCTGCGATCTGGAGAATGGAGATTTCGATACCATGAGCTCTTGCAGGAGTCGAAGCAGAAGCTGTTGCTCCGTTACCAcagtggccaacgacgatttCGAATACTTTCAACGTAAGGGAACTAAGGTAACATTTCCAGCAGCACCCTTTCATACTTCCTAAAGCGTCTTACAATTTTCATAAAGGAACATTTGAGAAACTTACAAACTTgtattctatttttacatttttttggAAACattattcctttttctctttttaatttttacctcgttttattttcattgataTAAGTTAGGAAATGAAATAGAAGAAACACATAATAATCTTTACAATTTAGATTTAGTATTTATATTGGTACAATAACTTTCTTCTTCTCAAAACGTAACTTTTAGTTTCAAAGAGTtttgttgtatattttgttGGAGTGCAAAGGGTTGGATTCGAAGTCGTAGTTACCAAAGTCCATGTAACGTTTTCGCTGCAATTTACACATACGTCATTTGAACTGTTAATTTAATTAGTACATCTGctttaacaaaatttcataGCAAAAGTAACGAACAGTGTGTTAAAAGGAACATCATCGGTTAAACTCAAACTCAATTCAACACTTCTAATGGAAGAAAAGGTGCAATTCCTGAAGTGAAAACTATGctcgtatattatattttagtaGCCGTAAAGGTGAAACTCGTACCGAATTCCCATGATTTTTTCCATCTCACACCACCGCCACAGCTTTCCATTTATCACGCCAAAGTCGGCAACGAAAATGTGCTGAAACAAATACAATACTATCGCTTGAAATAAAGCCATTTCTAATGGAAAAAATATGCAATTCCAAAAGCGAAGTAGCTGCTAGATTCTAGCAGCGCGCAATGAATTCGTTAAACGTACACCAGATTGCTATAGTCTTCTCCATTGCACATCACCACCAGCTTTCCATTTATCACGTGAAATTCCACGCAAACCACGTTGAATCATACTTCAAATGTGCCGAAACAAGCACTAGCTTAAAATAAACCTCATGATGAAATGTTTCtgatataagaaaaaaaatgtatactCCTAAAAACAGAGTTCCTAACATTTTAATAGCGCAATGAACGcgttaaatttacatcaaattGACACAGTCTTCTTCATCGCACATAATCACCAACTTTCCATTTATCATCTGAAATTCTAAGCAAATCACGCTTAAACATACTTGGCGACGAAAATTTGCCGACACCAACATTATCATTCAGACCTAAGATACAGccattttttacattaaaaaatatacaattccAAAAGCGGAGCAACTTAACAACGAACGCATTAGACTTACACCAAACTGCCATAATCTTCTATATCGCACATTACCATCAAGTTTCCAATTATCACCTAGAAGTCTACACTAAACCTCGTTGAAAAATCCATCGCGAACAAACCAACAAAACTATCTCCATTTTACCCATGCACATTGTCGGTGAAAAGTGCGAGGACCATTGGAATTACTTCATCGAGAACATGATTGGCCTTTCATCGATTGCATAATGGAGGATCGTGAGAACGTGCTGTTTTGCAGGTGGAGCTGCTGCCCTCGAAGAGAGCCAGCGAGGTAAAGGTCAACATGCGATCTTTCACGCCGA
Coding sequences within it:
- the LOC126872972 gene encoding uncharacterized protein LOC126872972 isoform X2, with the translated sequence MRSEVGEWLPTCVGSPICILLLSWSLLIYQNQPSSAKRKIDVFTVAILSQSLVHQLGLLLYAILTLIRPTNHFGEFCSTLVWMLNSSSILQELTLTSIAIFTAISMGDEALNLTKNHLKYHLVSLSVISACVGVTGVLNFEPDLCVFLAQEISLKYGIFMNSLRCLLTMTTVISLLMALIRNICRTPKAELLKSVSDLSETSSKNSSGAFECHPQHWDPSSGSCTSGSTNSRACLRKKRVQIDEASGRSTIYSILFVCYVFQYLPVLVISIKPGLLRDFCTTQNLATWLPLVKDTLLPVFLALFDKMFCRYVAKVYTKQDHARRLSHGGIDGKFRHFEQDAEYKLQLNLNHGLKFPLTNGSLYGRLHNHQNRGKTGTITMGIQHYPRIQSLNEDNNYASLPAELSSYASSTFEPRQEANVVETTRKSTVDQQNKRSRPNEIFQELPGSRRKIGSTDVFGQNMENLVQLDDPCSKRKFTKSLDEIREEPPRRHARSALGLENLIIGLDNNLQEEPRCPRIALRRNQSFDHARCQSYHRPALDSRTYDLKKQDQKKEQQNTQREETQEEGDGYETSDDESCDLENGDFDTMSSCRSRSRSCCSVTTVANDDFEYFQRGAAALEESQRGKGQHAIFHAEDHRERDGREEEQSDRHEAEHTVVSFEENENRSWLLDERSRQAHSRSEDAESFDRELEEHPKKFGRQLPGQWGHLQARHWRICT
- the LOC126872972 gene encoding uncharacterized protein LOC126872972 isoform X1, with translation MRSEVGEWLPTCVGSPICILLLSWSLLIYQNQPSSAKRKIDVFTVAILSQSLVHQLGLLLYAILTLIRPTNHFGEFCSTLVWMLNSSSILQELTLTSIAIFTAISMGDEALNLTKNHLKYHLVSLSVISACVGVTGVLNFEPDLCVFLAQEISLKYGIFMNSLRCLLTMTTVISLLMALIRNICRTPKAELLKSVSDLSETSSKNSSGAFECHPQHWDPSSGSCTSGSTNSRACLRKKRVQIDEASGRSTIYSILFVCYVFQYLPVLVISIKPGLLRDFCTTQNLATWLPLVKDTLLPVFLALFDKMFCRYVAKVYTKQDHARRLSHGGIDGKFRHFEQDAEYKLQLNLNHGLKFPLTNGSLYGRLHNHQNRGKTGTITMGIQHYPRIQSLNEDNNYASLPAELSSYASSTFEPRQEANVVETTRKSTVDQQNKRSRPNEIFQELPGSRRKIGSTDVFGQNMENLVQLDDPCSKRKFTKSLDEIREEPPRRHARSALGLENLIIGLDNNLQEEPRCPRIALRRNQSFDHARCQSYHRPALDSRTYDLKKQDQKKEQQNTQREETQEEGDGYETSDDESCDLENGDFDTMSSCRSRSRSCCSVTTVANDDFEYFQRKGTKVELLPSKRASEVKVNMRSFTPRIIENGTEERRNNLIDTKPSIQSYHLKKTRIGPGYSMNDLDKLTVDRRMPNLSIESLKSTLKNSDVSYLDNGDICRHDIGGSAPDFKKIFVTEFI